The genome window AAGCCTCGCCGGGAGTCTGCCGCCGTGCTACGGCGCGGGCTCCTACTCGATGCGGATGGGATCGCCCTGGTTGGCGATATCGATCGCGAGCTCGTCCTCCCCGGCCGGATAGTCGTTGGACTGCAGGATGAACGCGATGACGTCGTTCAACTGCCGCGCCGTCAGGCGTCCCGGCGCGTCCTGCGGCATCGTCGCGTTCGTGAAGTCCGCGAACTCCCACAGCGTCGCGCCGCTCCACCCGCCGATGAAGCCGGAGCCCTTCAGGCCGGGCGCCATCTCTCCGCCGAACAGGTCGGCAGCGTGGCAGGCGGCGCATTGCTCGCGGTACGCGGTCCGGCCGCGGGTCGCCTGCTGGTCCGTGTAGACGCCGTCGTTGATGGTGCGGTCCTGCGCCGCCGCCGGAACCGACAGCCCCGCAACGACAACCGCCGCCGCACAAAGGACGAAAGCGAACCGACGTGTGATCATGTCCTCAACTCCCGGCGTTCATTCTCTCATATTCGCCGTGAACCGGAGGTGCCCCCCCGTCGGACTCAGCGCTTTTCGGCGAGCACGTCGAAGTCCCGGCCGAGAGCCAGGGAACCGGGCAGGGCGTCCAGCCGCTTCACGAGACGGCGATAATGGTAGTAGGGCCGCCAGCCGCGGATGCGCCGCCGGCACGCGGCGATCTCCGCGTCGATCCGGGCCGCCTTGTCTTCGCGCCGCTCCGGCCCGATCCCTGCTGCGGCGTGCTGCGCGGTTCCCGCGCCCGCCGTCAGATCCGTGCGCCGCATCCCGCGTGTGCCATCGCTCCAGCCGGGAATGGCGCCGAGCGCGCGCAGACCCCGGCGTATTCCGATGGATCGAACGCGCAGCACGCGGAACCCGACGTCCTCGAACAGCCGCAGGAGCTGCGCCCGCGAGAAGAACGACAGGTGCCCCTGGTCGAGAACCGGCACGTCACCGGGCGCCAGCCTCTCCGCGGCGCGTTGCAGGGGGCGCACGTCGGCCTCACCGTTCGGGGTGACGACGCGCAGCCGCGCGCCCGGCCGCATGATCCGCCGGGTCTCCTCCAGGTGCCGGCGCGGGTGCGTCACGTGCTCCAGCAAGTCCTTCTGCAGCACGTAGTCGAACGCCGCC of Acidobacteriota bacterium contains these proteins:
- a CDS encoding cytochrome c, encoding MITRRFAFVLCAAAVVVAGLSVPAAAQDRTINDGVYTDQQATRGRTAYREQCAACHAADLFGGEMAPGLKGSGFIGGWSGATLWEFADFTNATMPQDAPGRLTARQLNDVIAFILQSNDYPAGEDELAIDIANQGDPIRIE
- a CDS encoding class I SAM-dependent methyltransferase, which encodes MVDPCDVCGAAGRMSPLVEAGLPGVGPVWLHRCGGCGVRQVRPRLSPAALDVLYGADYFDSTATHGFGGYARQRQRYDRDAFFLARELLRLRPAGRFLEVGSALGFLLASLMPITRWEVEGVEISTFGAWYARDRFDARVHRGTLEEACLPAAAFDYVLQKDLLEHVTHPRRHLEETRRIMRPGARLRVVTPNGEADVRPLQRAAERLAPGDVPVLDQGHLSFFSRAQLLRLFEDVGFRVLRVRSIGIRRGLRALGAIPGWSDGTRGMRRTDLTAGAGTAQHAAAGIGPERREDKAARIDAEIAACRRRIRGWRPYYHYRRLVKRLDALPGSLALGRDFDVLAEKR